The DNA region GAATTGCTCGGAAAAAAATTCATGAATAGGAAGGAATCTCCCTCTTCTTCATCAAATTCTGGAAGTGCAAAATTGACCATTGTTGGGGGAGAACCATGGACAAACAGTGGATATGGTGTCTCGTTGCTACGTTGGCGGTGGGAGCGGTGTTGCCCGGGGGAGCCCAGGCTCTTGCCTCTTCCGCCAAAAAAGCCGAAGGGGAGAGGCAACTGGCGGAAGTCAGGGATCTTTCCCGGAAGCAACGGGAGGAAGCCATGAAGGTCCGCGACCTCATGGAACGAAAGAAGGCGGAGATTTCCGAAACGGAACAGGAAATCGTCCGTTGGGACCAAAAGATCCAGGAGCTCAACCGGCAATTGGCTGACCATGAAAAGGTGCTCAAAGAACAGGAAGAGAAAGTGAAAAAGCTGGTCAGATCCCTCTATGTCAGAGGTGAACATATATACTTGATCCAGCTCCTGAAGTCGGACTCGGTGGACAGCTTTCTGCGCCGCTACGAGGTGGTCCGGCTGATCGTGGACAAAGAATCCGAGATCCTGAACGATTATGTCCGGACCAGAAACCGGCTGAAGGAGTCCAAGGCGGATCTGGAAGAAGCCCGAAACCGGCAAAAGGTTCTGCTTGACGCTTCCCGAAAGGCGGTGACCGAACTCCAGTCGGTCTACGAATCCCACAAGGAGGAACTGGATCGGCTCGCGTCCCGGGAAGAAGAGATTCTCATGAAGTTCGGCCAGTACCTGGGATACGGGAGCGGAAGATTCCGGCTTCCCACCACTCCCGGATACATATCCTGGAATTTCATGCAATGGCGCGGTTCCCACCATCACAAAGGGGTCGACTTGCCCCGACCTCCCGGAACGCCCATCTATGCCGCCGAATCGGGAGTGGTGAAACGGATCAAGGCGGATCCGGGCGGATATGGGATGTACATCGTGATTGATCACGGGGGCGGCCTCTCCACTCTGTACGCGCACATGTTCCGGCACACCATCACCGTCCGGCAGGGCGAATTCGTCCGCAAGGGCCAAAAAATCGCCGAAGTGGGGAACAACGGACGCTCTTACGGAGCGCGGGGAGGGTATCACCTTCATTTTGAGGTGCACAAGGGAGGAAAACCGGTCAATCCGAAAAGTTATTTGCGGTGAGAACCGTGCAAAAAACCGCCACCTCGATCGGGTGGCGGTTTTTGAATCAGCGGAGTGTGGCCGGACGCATGCTGAGCAGCCGGTTCCGGATTTCCCGGATGTGCGCCAGTTCGCGCTCGTCGGTCCGGTCCGCGTCAAGGCAGGCCATGCGTTGGAGATAGTGATGGAAGAGGCGGTACTCGAGGAAGAAATCCACTTGCTCGCGCCAGTGATCTTCCAGTT from Staphylospora marina includes:
- a CDS encoding murein hydrolase activator EnvC family protein, coding for MDKQWIWCLVATLAVGAVLPGGAQALASSAKKAEGERQLAEVRDLSRKQREEAMKVRDLMERKKAEISETEQEIVRWDQKIQELNRQLADHEKVLKEQEEKVKKLVRSLYVRGEHIYLIQLLKSDSVDSFLRRYEVVRLIVDKESEILNDYVRTRNRLKESKADLEEARNRQKVLLDASRKAVTELQSVYESHKEELDRLASREEEILMKFGQYLGYGSGRFRLPTTPGYISWNFMQWRGSHHHKGVDLPRPPGTPIYAAESGVVKRIKADPGGYGMYIVIDHGGGLSTLYAHMFRHTITVRQGEFVRKGQKIAEVGNNGRSYGARGGYHLHFEVHKGGKPVNPKSYLR